A single region of the Vicia villosa cultivar HV-30 ecotype Madison, WI linkage group LG4, Vvil1.0, whole genome shotgun sequence genome encodes:
- the LOC131597353 gene encoding uncharacterized protein LOC131597353, with the protein MAQALEHQPNVGENAASRNLATFQRENPPVFKGTHDLDGALTWLKEIERIFRVMDYPSIQKDVRGKKEIEFLDLRQGNKSIVEYAAKFGGLAKFYQHNDGANGEFSKCIKFENGLHPEIKKVINYQKIRIFADLVNCCRIYEEENNALYSVINEKRGKGQQGRGKPYEAPSGK; encoded by the exons ATGGCTCAAGCTTTGGAACATCAACCGAATGTTGGTGAGAATGCTGCTTCTCGCAActtggctaccttccaaagagagaatcCTCCCGTGTTCAAGGGAACTCATGATCTtgatggcgcattgacatggctaaaggagattgagagaatctTCCGTGTGATGGATTACCCTTCTATTCAaaag gatgtccgtggaaagaagGAGATTGAATTCCTTGATCTAAGGCAAGGGAACAAGTCTATTGTGGaatatgctgctaagtttggtgggttggctaagttttaccaacACAATGATGGAGccaatggtgagttttccaagtgcatcaagtttgagaatggattGCATCCAGAGATTAAGAAAGTAATTAATTACCAAAAGATTCGcatctttgctgatttggttaATTGTTGTCGAATCTATGAGGAAGAAAACAATGCTCTTTATAGTGTTATTAATGAAAAGAGGGGCAAGGGTCAACAAGgccgtggtaagccttatgaagctCCGAGTggaaagtag